One window of the Rosa rugosa chromosome 3, drRosRugo1.1, whole genome shotgun sequence genome contains the following:
- the LOC133736389 gene encoding protein TIC236, chloroplastic isoform X1, producing the protein MSGKLHCPFLGVPIHSSLSGRNHGNLIHWDTRHVGRRVVRRCVSEKQNYWITQAMRVSHFWGKNVELFKRTFELKNGKIQCVKEPFSQSKALVRSLSPLWEEGLLLVRCSVFVAVISGVCLLVWYGQKKAKGLIEARVLPSVCSVLSEYIQREVVFGKVRRISPLSITLEACSVGPHYQEFSCGEVPSMKLLFHPFASLRRGRIVIDAVLSHPTVLIAQKKDFTWLGIPSSEGSLQRHLSTEEGIDHRTKTRRLAREEAADRWERARDEAARKAAEMGYIISDKGSTPSKGDDSKEGDSHSGDLTTSESFLCMDEKMHWRDHCMDTGVDYDIKHADLEKSLGVKIPGSGLKFWSRVIKGPKKHKFKRKGNGNDISASGFTAKRRILGDSAVRALAYFQDLVHGKSDEPSQASGSYDVMNLDTYLMKNEVANNANTCVAAIGRETVRDENRNGKGSRDSADHALKENQNANSHLSSFNPIHDPLDRSNVDAKSSYPSTENVSETNTSCNVKDEDFGNDVKNNHSEDGESERQAGETLQNSTSMIPPFATYDHVPTWPLSQKLGIPSFSRNAGVPISHLLSGLIQKLTSSMRPRVEDIVAELVDEVNIVQPEGIEKMLPVTLDSVQFKGGTLMLLAYGDREPREMENVNGHVKFQNHYGRVHVQVNGNCKMWRSDIISEDGGWLSADVFVDIVEQKWHANLKVANLFAPLFERILEIPLMWSKGRATGEVHLCMSRGESFPNLHGQLDVTGLAFQTIDAPSSFSDISASLCFRGQRIFLHNASGWFGDVPLEASGDFGIHPEEGEFHLMCQVSCVEVNALMKTFKMKPLMFPLAGSVTAVFNCQGPLDAPIFVGSGMVSRRMSQSVSDFPPSAASEAVLKSKEAGAVAAFDRVPFSCVSANFTFNTDSCVADLYGIRASLVDGGEIRGAGNAWICPEGEVDDTSMDVNFSGSMCFDKILHRYIPGYLQLMPLKLGDLNGETKLSGSLLRPRFDIKWTAPKAEGSFSDARGDIIIAHDSITINSSSTAFDLSSKVLTSYKDKDWLNKRDAETKSAMPFVVEGIDLDLRMRGFEFFSLVSSYPFDSPKPMHLKATGKIKFQGKVLKPFSISNGQEFGSERNKQQVNMTDTGKTNSLVGEVSISGLKLNQLMLAPQLAGSLSISRECIKLDATGRPDESLVVEFVGPLKPNSETNTQSGQLLSFFLQKGQLKANICFQPFHSASLEIRQLPLDELELASLRGTIQKAEIQLNLQKRRGHGLLSVLRPKFSGVLGEALDVAARWSGDVITVEKTVLEQSNSRYELQGEYVLPGSRDRNPAEKERGGLLKRAMAGNLGSVISSMGRWRMRLEVPRAEVAEMLPLARLVSRSTDPAVHSRSKDLFVQSLQSVGLYTESLKELLEVIRGHYTPLNEVILEDDLPGLTELRGSWHGSLDASGGGNGDTMAEFDFHGDDWEWGTYKTQRVLAVGAYSNDDGLRLEKIFIQKDNATVHADGTLLGPKTNLHFAVLNFPVSLVPTVIQVIESSATDAVQSLRQFLAPIRGILHMEGDLRGSLAKPECDVQVRLLDGAVGGIDLGRAEIVASLTSTSRFLFNAKFEPIIQTGHVHIQGSIPVTFVQNNMLEEEDLEKDKSRATSWDHGWVKERGRGSSDDASEKKLPRERNEEGWDTGLAESLKGLNWNILDVGEVRIDADIKDGGMMMLTALSPYAKWLQGNADIMLQVRGTVEQPVLDGYASFHRASISSPVLWKPLTNFGGTVHVKSNRLCITSLESRVSRRGKLFVKGNLPLRTSEASLGDKIDLKCEVLEVRAKNILSAQVDTQMQITGSILQPNISGSIKLSHGEAYLPHDKGSGAAPNRLATNEPRLPSTGVDRAVASRYVSRFFSSQPAASWTKFPQPSVAVKQAVQEMEQVNIKPNVDIQLSDLKLVLGPELRIVYPLILNFAVSGELELNGPAHPKSIKPRGILTFENGDVNLVATQVRLRQEHLNIAKFEPEHGLDPMLDLVLVGSEWQFRIQSRASNWQEKLVVTSTRSVEQDALSPTEAARVFESQLAESILEGDGQLAFQKLATTTLEKLMPRIEGKGEFGQARWRLVYAPQIPSLLSVDPTVDPLKSLASNISFGTEVEVQLGKRLQASIVRQMKDSEMAMQWTLIYQLTSRLRVLLQSAPSKRLIFEYSATSQD; encoded by the exons ATGAGTGGAAAACTCCATTGCCCATTTCTCGGGGTTCCTATTCACAGCTCTTTAAGTGGTAGAAACCATGGGAATTTGATTCATTGGGACACAAGGCATGTGGGAAGAAGGGTTGTCCGCAGGTGTGTGAGTGAAAAGCAAAATTATTGGATTACTCAAGCAATGCGAGTTTCACATTTTTGGGGGAAAAATGTGGAGTTATTCAAGAGAACCTTTGAGCTGAAAAATGGCAAGATACAATGTGTTAAAGAGCCTTTTTCTCAAAGCAAGGCTCTGGTGAGGTCTTTATCTCCTCTGTGGGAGGAGGGGTTACTTTTAGTTAGGTGCTCTGTATTTGTTGCCGTGATATCTGGGGTATGCTTGTTGGTATGGTATGGGCAGAAAAAAGCCAAGGGTCTTATTGAAGCCAGGGTTTTGCCTTCTGTTTGCTCAGTACTCAGTGAGTATATTCAGCGCGAAGTTGTTTTTGGTAAGGTTCGAAGGATATCACCTCTGAGCATCACATTGGAGGCGTGTTCAGTTGGCCCTCATTATCAGGAATTTTCTTGTGGTGAGGTCCCATCTATGAAACTTCTTTTTCATCCTTTTGCAAGTCTGAGGAGGGGAAGGATTGTGATTGATGCAGTTTTATCCCATCCAACTGTCTTGATTGCGCAGAAGAAGGATTTTACATGGTTAGGGATACCCTCATCCGAAGGTAGTCTGCAGAGGCACTTATCAACAGAAGAAGGAATTGATCATCGTACAAAAACTCGGAGGCTAGCTAGAGAGGAAGCAGCTGATCGCTGGGAAAGAGCAAGGGATGAAGCAGCTAGAAAAGCTGCGGAGATGGGTTACATTATTTCAGACAAGGGTTCCACTCCATCCAAAGGTGATGATTCAAAGGAAGGTGATAGCCATTCAGGGGATTTAACAACCTCTGAATCGTTTTTATGCATGGATGAAAAGATGCACTGGAGAGATCACTGCATGGACACAGGTGTCGATTATGATATCAAACATGCAGACTTGGAGAAATCATTGGGTGTAAAAATACCAGGTTCTGGGCTTAAATTTTGGTCCAGAGTGATAAAGGGACCTAAAAAGCACAAATTCAAAAGGAAGGGCAACGGGAATGATATTTCTGCATCTGGTTTTACTGCCAAAAGAAGAATTCTTGGGGATAGTGCAGTAAGGGCACTTGCATATTTTCAGGATTTGGTGCATGGGAAGTCTGATGAACCTTCACAGGCATCCGGAAGTTATGATGTGATGAACCTTGACACCTATTTGATGAAGAATGAGGTTGCTAATAATGCCAACACTTGTGTCGCAGCTATTGGTCGAGAAACTGTCAGAGATGAAAACCGGAATGGAAAAGGTTCTAGAGATTCAGCAGACCACGCCCTTAAAGAAAATCAGAATGCAAACAGTCATTTAAGTAGTTTTAATCCCATACATGATCCATTAGATAGGTCCAATGTAGATGCGAAATCCAGTTACCCATCCACTGAAAATGTTTCAGAAACTAATACCAGTTGTAATGTAAAAGATGAGGATTTTGGAAATGATGTTAAAAATAATCATTCTGAGGATGGTGAATCAGAAAGGCAAGCAGGTGAAACATTGCAGAATTCAACTTCCATGATACCCCCTTTTGCAACATATGATCATGTTCCCACCTGGCCCCTAAGTCAGAAATTAGGGATTCCCTCTTTTTCTAGAAATGCTGGAGTTCCAATATCCCATCTTCTCTCTGGTCTCATTCAAAAGCTGACATCTAGCATGCGCCCCAGAGTTGAAGATATTGTTGCAGAACTTGTCGACGAGGTCAATATTGTGCAGCCTGAAGGCATTGAGAAGATGCTTCCAGTTACACTGGATTCTGTACAATTCAAAGGAGGAACACTCATGCTACTTGCATACGGTGACAGGGAACCTCG AGAGATGGAGAATGTGAATGGACATGTGAAGTTTCAAAATCACTATGGTCGCGTGCATGTGCAAGTCAATGGCAACTGTAAGATGTGGAGGTCTGACATCATATCTGAAGATGGTGGCTGGTTGTCTGCAGATGTATTTGTTGACATTGTTGAACAGAAATGGCATGCGAACCTAAAAGTTGCTAACCTTTTTGCTCCG CTTTTTGAACGGATTTTagaaattccattaatgtggtCCAAAGGAAGAGCCACTGGTGAG GTTCACTTGTGCATGTCAAGAGGAGAATCATTTCCCAATCTTCATGGACAGCTTGATGTGACAGGGTTGGCTTTTCAAACAATTGATGCTCCATCATCATTTTCT GACATCTCAGCAAGCTTATGTTTCCGTGGCCAGCGAATATTCTTACACAATGCAAGTGGCTGGTTTGGTGATGTTCCTTTGGAAGCGTCTGGAGATTTTGGTATTCATCCCGAGGAAGGAGAGTTTCATCTTATGTGTCAG GTTTCTTGCGTGGAAGTAAATGCCTTGATGAAAACTTTCAAGATGAAGCCTCTTATGTTTCCG CTGGCTGGTTCAGTGACTGCAGTGTTTAACTGTCAAGGTCCATTGGATGCTCCTATATTTGTGGGAAGTGGAATGGTATCTAGAAGGATGTCCCAGTCAGTTTCTGATTTTCCTCCATCTGCCGCATCAGAAGCAGTTTTGAAAAGTAAGGAAGCTGGTGCTGTGGCAGCGTTTGATCGTGTACCATTTTCATGCGTGTCTGCCAATTTCACTTTCAACACTGATAGCTGT GTCGCTGACTTGTATGGAATTAGAGCTAGTCTTGTCGATGGAGGTGAAATTCGAGGGGCTGGGAATGCATGGATTTGCCCAGAG GGTGAGGTTGATGATACATCAATGGATGTGAATTTCTCCGGAAGTATGTGCTTTGATAAAATTCTGCATCGATATATTCCTGGGTATCTTCAACTGATGCCACTGAAATTAGGGGATTTAAATGGAGAAACAAAACTTTCTGGATCCCTTCTAAGACC GAGGTTTGACATTAAATGGACGGCTCCAAAAGCTGAAGGGTCCTTCAGTGATGCTCGAGGAGATATCATAATAGCGCATGATTCCATTACTATTAATTCCTCATCTACTGCCTTTGACTTGTCCTCAAAAGTTCTAACATCTTACAAGGATAAAGATTGGCTAAACAAAAGAGATGCTGAGACAAAGAGTGCCATGCCATTTGTTGTTGAGGGAATCGACTTGGATTTACGTATGCgtggttttgagtttttcaGCTTGGTATCTTCTTATCCCTTTGATTCTCCGAAACCCATGCATTTGAAAGCAACAGGGAAGATCAAGTTTCAGGGAAAGGTTTTAAAGCCTTTTAGTATTTCTAATGGACAAGAATTTGGTTCCGAGAGAAATAAGCAACAGGTGAATATGACAGATACAGGAAAGACAAATAGTCTCGTAGGAGAGGTTTCAATTTCGGGTCTCAAATTGAATCAGTTGATGTTGGCCCCTCAGTTGGCTGGATCATTGAGCATTTCACGTGAGTGTATCAAG TTAGATGCCACAGGTAGGCCAGATGAAAGTCTTGTAGTGGAGTTTGTTGGGCCACTGAAGCCTAACAGTGAAACTAACACACAAAGTGGACAATTGTTGTCTTTCTTCCTTCAAAAGGGCCAACTAAAAGCAAACATTTGCTTCCAACCATTTCATTCTGCTAGCTTGGAG ATACGTCAGTTACCACTCGATGAGTTGGAATTAGCTTCGCTCCGTGGAACAATACAAAAG GCAGAAATTCAGCTTAATCTTCAGAAACGAAGAGGTCATGGGCTGCTATCTGTACTTCGGCCAAAGTTTAGCGGTGTACTAGGTGAAGCCCTTGATGTGGCTGCTAGATGGAGTGGGGATGTT ATCACTGTTGAGAAAACCGTCTTGGAGCAAAGCAATAGTCGCTATGAGCTTCAGGGTGAATATGTATTGCCTGGCAGTCGAGATCGCAACCCTGCTGAGAAGGAAAGGGGAGGTTTATTGAAAAGAGCGATGGCTGGGAATCTGGGTAGTGTCATATCTTCTATGGGAAGGTGGAGAATGAGACTGGAAGTTCCTAGAGCTGAGGTTGCTGAGATGCTTCCCCTTGCCAGACTTGTTTCTCGAAGTACAGATCCCGCTGTTCACTCAAGATCAAAG GACCTGTTTGTTCAAAGCTTGCAGTCGGTTGGATTATATACAGAAAGTCTCAAAGAACTGCTTGAG GTTATACGGGGACATTATACCCCATTAAATGAAGTTATTCTGGAAGATGATCTTCCAGGTTTAACTGAGCTCAGAGGTAGCTGGCATGGCTCTCTTGATGCAAGCGGAGGTGGCAATGGGGACACAATG GCAGAATTTGATTTTCATGGGGATGACTGGGAGTGGGGAACCTACAAAACTCAGCGCGTTCTGGCAGTAGGTGCATACAGCAATGATGATGGTTTGCGCCTGGAAAAGATCTTTATTCAGAAAGACAACGCCACAGTCCATGCAGATGGGACTTTGTTAGGGCCGAAAACAAATCTACACTTTGCTGTTTTGAACTTTCCTGTTAGTCTAGTTCCCACTGTGATTCAGGTCATTGAATCTTCTGCTACTGATGCTGTTCAATCTCTACGGCAATTTTTAGCACCAATTAGAGGCATACTGCACATGGAAGGCGATCTTAGAGGGAGTCTTGCGAAACCAGAATGTGATGTGCAAGTCAGGCTCCTGGATGGTGCCGTTGGGGGGATTGATCTTGGACGAGCTGAAATTGTTGCTTCCCTCACCTCAACCAGTCGTTTTCTGTTCAATGCAAAATTTGAACCAATCATCCAAACTGGGCATGTACACATTCAGGGAAGCATACCTGTTACTTTTGTTCAGAATAACATGTTAGAGGAAGAAGATTTAGAAAAAGATAAAAGCCGAGCTACTTCCTGGGACCATGGTTGGGTGAAGGAAAGAGGCAGGGGGTCTAGCGATGATGCCAGTGAAAAGAAACTTCCAAGAGAGAGGAATGAAGAAGGCTGGGATACGGGATTAGCTGAAAGCCTTAAAGGTTTAAACTGGAACATATTAGATGTAGGGGAAGTCAGAATAGATGCTGATATAAAAGATGGGGGCATGATGATGTTAACTGCTTTATCTCCTTATGCTAAATGGCTTCAGGGCAATGCTGACATCATGCTTCAG GTCAGAGGCACAGTTGAACAACCAGTGCTGGATGGATATGCATCCTTCCACAGGGCGTCTATATCATCACCGGTTCTCTGGAAACCACTCACAAATTTCGGTGGCACAGTTCATGTGAAATCAAATAGGTTATGCATCACTTCATTGGAGAGTAGAGTAAGTAGAAGGGGTAAGCTGTTTGTCAAGGGAAACCTGCCCCTTAGAACAAGTGAAGCATCCCTTGGAGATAAAATTGACTTGAAATGTGAAGTTCTGGAAGTGCGGGCAAAAAATATTTTAAG TGCCCAGGTTGACACTCAGATGCAGATAACTGGTTCCATATTGCAACCAAACATCTCTGGAAGTATTAAATTGAGCCATGGTGAAGCATATTTGCCACACGATAAGGGTAGTGGGGCTGCCCCCAATAGATTGGCAACAAATGAACCTAGGCTTCCTAGTACAGGTGTTGATCGAGCAGTTGCCTCGAGATATGTTTCACGGTTTTTCAGTTCACAACCTGCTGCTTCATGGACAAAATTCCCTCAACCTTCAG TAGCGGTTAAGCAAGCAGTACAGGAGATGGAGCAAGTGAACATTAAACCGAATGTAGATATTCAACTTAGTGATTTGAAGCTTGTTCTAGGACCAGAGCTGAGGATTGTATATCCTTTAATTCTAAATTTTGCTGTTAGTGGAGAGCTAGAGTTAAATGGTCCAGCTCATCCCAAATCGATAAAACCTAGAGGCATCTTAACTTTTGAAAATGGTGATGTCAATCTTGTCGCTACTCAG GTGAGGCTCAGGCAAGAGCATCTGAATATTGCAAAGTTTGAGCCTGAACATGGATTAGATCCAATGCTAGATCTAGTTTTAGTGGGGTCTGAGTGGCAATTCAGGATTCAAAGTCGAGCCAGCAACTGGCAGGAAAAACTGGTTGTGACCTCCACCCGTTCTGTGGAACAGGACGCTCTCTCACCTACTGAG GCTGCTAGAGTCTTTGAAAGTCAATTGGCAGAGTCCATCTTGGAAGGTGATGGGCAGCTTGCATTTCAAAAGCTTGCAACTACAACACTTGAAAAACTAATGCCAAGGATAGAAGGGAAGGGAGAGTTTGGTCAGGCAAGGTGGAGGCTAGTGTATGCACCACAGATCCCTAGCTTGCTTTCTGTTGATCCTACTGTGGATCCTCTCAAATCCCTGGCCAGTAATATTTCATTTGGTACAGAAGTTGAAGTCCAACTTGGGAAACGTCTTCAG GCCTCAATTGTTCGACAAATGAAGGACTCGGAAATGGCAATGCAATGGACATTGATCTACCAGCTTACCAGCCGCCTGCGTGTTCTGCTACAGTCTGCTCCTTCAAAACGCCTCATTTTTGAATATTCTGCAACATCTCAGGATTAA